One Lutra lutra chromosome 7, mLutLut1.2, whole genome shotgun sequence DNA window includes the following coding sequences:
- the FLRT2 gene encoding leucine-rich repeat transmembrane protein FLRT2 — MGLQTTQWPNHGAFFLKSWLLISLGLYSQVSEILACPSVCRCDRNFVYCNERSLTSVPLGIPEGVTVLYLHNNQINNAGFPAELHNVRSVHTVYLYGNQLDEFPMNLPKNVRVLHLQENNIQTISRAALAQLLKLEELHLDDNSISTVGVEDGAFREAISLKLLFLSKNHLSSVPVGLPVDLQELRVDENRIAVISDMAFQNLTSLERLIVDGNLLTNKGIAEGTFSHLTKLKEFSIVRNSLSHPPPDLPGTHLIKLYLQDNQINHIPLTAFSNLRKLERLDISNNQLRVLTQGVFDNLSNLKQLTARNNPWFCDCSIKWVTEWLRYIPSSLNVRGFMCQGPEQVRGMAVRELNMNLLSCPTTTPGLPVFTPTPSTASPTTQPPTLSAPTPSRSDTPLTPTTSRLPTIPDWDGRERATPPISERIQLSIHFVNDTSIQVSWLSLFTVMAYKLTWVKMGHSLVGGIVQERIVSGEKQHLSLVNLEPRSTYRICLVPLDAFNYRAVEDTICSEATTHASYLNNGSNTASSHEQTTSHSMGSPFLLAGLIGGAVIFVLVVLLSVFCWRMHKKGRYTSQKWKYNRGRRKDDYCEAGTKKDNSILEMTETSFQIVSLNNDQLLKGDFRLQPIYTPNGGINYTDCHIANNMRYCNSGVPDLEHCHT; from the coding sequence ATGGGCCTACAGACCACACAGTGGCCCAACCATGGGGCTTTTTTCCTGAAATCTTGGCTTCTTATCTCCTTGGGGCTCTACTCACAAGTGTCAGAAATCTTGGCGTGCCCTAGCGTGTGCCGCTGCGATAGGAACTTTGTCTACTGTAATGAGCGAAGCTTGACCTCAGTGCCTCTTGGGATCCCGGAGGGCGTAACCGTACTCTACCTCCACAACAACCAAATTAATAATGCTGGATTTCCTGCAGAACTGCACAACGTCCGGTCCGTGCACACGGTCTACCTTTATGGCAACCAACTGGATGAATTCCCCATGAACCTTCCCAAGAACGTCAGAGTTCTCCATTTGCAGGAAAACAACATTCAGACCATTTCACGGGCTGCTCTGGCCCAGCTCTTGAAGCTCGAGGAGCTTCACTTGGATGACAACTCGATATCCACAGTGGGGGTGGAGGACGGGGCCTTCCGGGAAGCTATTAGCCTCAAACTGTTGTTTCTATCCAAGAATCACCTGAGCAGTGTGCCTGTGGGGCTTCCTGTGGATTTGCAAGAGCTGAGAGTGGATGAAAATCGAATCGCTGTCATATCAGACATGGCCTTTCAGAACCTCACAAGCTTGGAGCGTCTGATCGTGGATGGCAACCTCCTGACCAACAAGGGCATCGCCGAGGGCACCTTCAGCCACCTCACCAAGCTCAAGGAATTTTCCATCGTGCGGaattccctctcccacccccctcccgaTCTCCCAGGTACACATCTGATCAAGCTCTACCTGCAGGACAACCAGATCAACCACATCCCTCTGACAGCCTTCTCAAACCTGCGCAAGCTGGAACGGCTGGATATATCCAACAACCAGCTGCGTGTGTTGACTCAAGGGGTCTTTGATAATCTCTCCAACCTGAAGCAGCTCACTGCTCGGAATAACCCCTGGTTTTGTGACTGCAGCATTAAATGGGTCACAGAATGGCTCAGATATATCCCTTCATCTCTCAACGTGCGAGGTTTCATGTGCCAGGGGCCCGAGCAAGTCCGGGGGATGGCCGTCAGGGAGCTGAATATGAATCTTTTGTCGTGCCCCACCACGACCCCTGGGCTGCCCGTCTTCACCCCTACCCCAAGTACAGCCTCTCCAACGACTCAGCCCCCCACCCTCTCCGCCCCAACCCCCAGCAGAAGCGATACCCCCCTGACTCCCACCACCTCCCGACTGCCCACCATTCCTGACTGGGACGGCAGGGAAAGAGCGACCCCGCCAATTTCTGAACGGATCCAGCTCTCTATCCATTTTGTGAACGACACGTCCATTCAAGTCAGCTGGCTCTCTCTCTTCACGGTGATGGCATACAAACTCACATGGGTGAAAATGGGCCACAGTTTGGTGGGCGGCATCGTCCAGGAGCGCATTGTCAGCGGTGAGAAGCAGCACTTGAGCCTGGTGAACCTAGAGCCCAGATCCACCTACCGGATTTGTTTGGTGCCCCTGGATGCTTTTAATTACCGAGCTGTGGAGGATACCATTTGCTCTGAGGCCACCACCCACGCCTCCTATTTGAACAACGGCAGCAACACTGCTTCCAGCCACGAGCAGACGACTTCCCACAGCATGGGCTCCCCTTTTCTGCTGGCCGGCCTGATCGGGGGGGCAGTGATATTCGTGCTCGTGGTCTTGCTCAGCGTGTTTTGCTGGCGCATGCACAAAAAGGGACGCTACACGTCCCAGAAGTGGAAGTACAACCGAGGTCGGCGGAAAGATGACTATTGCGAGGCCGGCACCAAGAAGGACAATTCCATCCTGGAGATGACCGAAACCAGCTTTCAGATCGTCTCCTTAAATAACGATCAGCTCCTTAAAGGAGATTTCAGACTGCAGCCCATTTACACCCCGAATGGGGGCATTAATTACACAGACTGCCATATCGCCAACAACATGCGATACTGCAACAGCGGCGTTCCAGATCTGGAGCACTGCCACACGTGA